From one Lycium ferocissimum isolate CSIRO_LF1 chromosome 7, AGI_CSIRO_Lferr_CH_V1, whole genome shotgun sequence genomic stretch:
- the LOC132063741 gene encoding U-box domain-containing protein 44-like has translation MVPDVIGGPSFCPFAELLSSTIEGIIELVLTSKNVFIEKKSFAELSAYLNRIVPFLKEINRKNINDSTPWENVIEILNRQTVEARQLISECSKKNKVYLLLSCRSISKRIENITREISRALSCIPLASLDISSGIKEEIVQLIDCMRTAEFKTAIAEEEILEKIESGMQQRNVDRSYANKLFISIAEAVGVSTESSALRREFEEFKNEIDNARLRKDQAEALQMDQIIALLERADAATSRQEKEKKYFTKRKSLGNQPLEPLLSFYCPITREVMTDPVETPSGHTFERCAIEKWLAEGNLCPMTSTPLNNTMLRPNKTLRQSIEEWKDRNTMITIASLKLQLSSTKEEEVLNCLEQLRDICEQREIHREWVIMEDYIPNLIKLLGLKSRDIRNLVLEVLCVLAKDGDDTKERIAEADSALESIVHSLGRRIGERKSAVALLLELSNCKSVQESIGKVQGCILLLVTMSSCDDNKAAKDARDVLENISFSDDNVILMAKANYFKYLLQRLSSGSSDVKFRMAKTLGEMELTDHNKSSLFEEGVLDSLLSLLSNGEIEVKQAGVKALLNLSSLPKNGQEMIRKGVMRPLLDTLYRHTSSQSLRELAAATITKLAFSASIETQVSLFDADEDIYELFSLVNVNGPAVQQSILQAFCAMCKSPSAASVKAKLAQCSAVQVLVQFFEHGNSNVRSDAVKLFCCLIENGDEAMIQEHVDQKFIEILLKIIKTSEDEEEIACAMGIVSNLPQSPQVSEWLFAAEGLPVFSRFLPEVKHKSSCKLQLVENAVGALCHFTVSINQQTQRVAGLVPKLVRLLDLGTSLTKKRAAVCLAQLSENSQTLSRPIPRRNGLWCFSPSQVELCPVHRGICTLETSFCLVEAGAVGPLVRVLGDPDPGACEASLDALLTLIKDEKLQSGAKVLAEENAIPSMIKLLDSPSPELQQKVLNSLERIFRLLEYKQMYGSSAQMPLVDLTQRGTSNIKSLAAKVLAQLNVLHDQSSFF, from the exons ATGGTGCCAGATGTGATTGGGGGTCCTTCTTTTTGTCCGTTTGCGGAACTCCTCTCTTCAACTATAGAGGGCATCATTGAGTTAGTACTTACTTCCAAGAATGTCTTTATAGAGAAAAAGAGTTTTGCAGAACTTTCAGCTTATCTGAATCGTATTGTTCCTTTTCTTAAGGAGATCAATAGGAAAAACATTAATGATTCCACACCCTGGGAAAATGTTATAGAAATTCTTAACCGACAGACAGTGGAGGCAAGGCAACTTATCTCAGAATGCAGTAAGAAAAACAAGGTCTATCTCTTATTGAGTTGTCGGTCTATTTCAAAGCGGATAGAAAATATCACCAGGGAAATTAGCCGTGCATTAAGTTGCATTCCTTTAGCTTCTCTTGACATTTCTTCGGGTATAAAGGAAGAGATTGTCCAGCTGATCGATTGTATGCGTACAGCGGAGTTTAAAACAGCTATAGCTGAAGAAGAGATTTTAGAGAAGATAGAGTCAGGTATGCAACAGAGAAATGTTGATCGCTCCTATGCCAACAAATTGTTCATTTCAATTGCGGAGGCTGTTGGAGTTTCAACTGAAAGCTCAGCTTTAAGGAGAGAATTTGAAGAATTCAAAAATGAAATAGATAATGCACGGTTAAGGAAAGATCAGGCTGAAGCGTTGCAGATGGACCAAATAATTGCTCTGCTAGAAAGGGCGGACGCTGCAACATCTCgccaggaaaaagaaaagaagtactTCACAAAGCGGAAATCATTGGGCAATCAACCTTTGGAACCACTTTTGTCATTCTATTGCCCAATCACTCGTGAGGTTATGACTGATCCTGTTGAGACTCCTTCAGGGCATACTTTTGAAAGGTGTGCAATAGAGAAGTGGTTGGCAGAGGGAAATTTGTGTCCTATGACATCTACACCTTTGAACAATACAATGTTGCGGCCGAATAAAACTCTGCGACAGTCAATTGAGGAATGGAAAGACCGAAATACAATGATCACTATTGCTTCCTTGAAATTGCAACTATCGTCCACCAAGGAGGAAGAAGTTCTCAATTGCCTGGAACAGCTAAGGGATATTTGTGAGCAGAGAGAAATACATCGAGAATGGGTTATTATGGAGGACTATATTCCTAATCTAATCAAGCTACTGGGTTTGAAAAGTAGGGATATCAGGAATCTTGTTCTTGAGGTGCTCTGCGTACTAGCAAAGGATGGTGATGATACTAAG GAAAGAATTGCTGAAGCTGATAGTGCATTGGAATCTATTGTTCACTCACTTGGACGTCGCATTGGTGAAAGGAAGTCAGCAGTAGCATTGTTACTGGAGTTGTCAAATTGTAAATCAGTTCAGGAGTCCATTGGGAAAGTTCAAGGTTGCATACTTCTGTTAGTTACTATGTCAAGCTGTGATGACAACAAAGCCGCCAAAGATGCAAGGGACGTTTTGGAGAACATTTCATTTTCTGATGACAATGTTATCCTGATGGCCAAGGCTAACTATTTCAAGTACTTGTTGCAACGTCTTTCTTCAG GATCCAGTGATGTTAAGTTCCGAATGGCAAAAACCTTAGGAGAGATGGAGTTGACAGATCACAATAAGTCATCTCTGTTTGAAGAGGGAGTTCTAGATTCCCTTCTTTCCTTGTTGTcaaatggtgaaattgaagtaAAACAAGCAGGTGTGAAAGCCCTTCTAAACCTCTCTAGTTTACCAAAGAATGGACAGgaaatgatcagaaaaggcgTTATGCGTCCACTGCTTGATACGTTGTACCGTCACACATCTTCCCAAAGTCTGCGGGAACTTGCAGCAGCCACTATTACAAAACTTGCCTTCTCAGCAAGCATTGAAACACAGGTTTCACTGTTTGATGCTGATGAAGACATTTATGAACTCTTTTCCCTAGTTAACGTGAATGGCCCAGCTGTGCAGCAGAGCATTCTCCAGGCTTTCTGCGCCATGTGCAAGTCTCCATCTGCTGCTAGTGTCAAGGCAAAGCTAGCACAG TGCTCAGCTGTCCAAGTGCTAGTGCAATTCTTTGAGCATGGCAATTCAAATGTTCGGTCAGATGCAGTCAAATTATTCTGTTGCTTGATTGAAAATGGTGATGAAGCTATGATCCAGGAGCACGTGGACCAAAAGTTCATTGAAATATTACTTAAGATCATCAAGACTTCTGAGGACGAGGAAGAGATTGCTTGTGCAATGGGGATCGTCTCCAACCTTCCCCAATCTCCTCAAGTCTCTGAGTGGCTTTTTGCAGCGGAAGGACTTCCAGTGTTTTCCAGATTTCTTCCTGAGGTAAAGCATAAGAGTTCCTGTAAGCTTCAGTTGGTAGAAAATGCTGTTGGGGCATTATGTCATTTCACCGTCTCAATAAACCAGCAAACACAGAGGGTAGCTGGCCTTGTTCCCAAGCTGGTGCGGCTGCTAGACCTGGGAACAAGCTTGACAAAAAAACGAGCTGCAGTTTGTCTTGCACAGCTTTCAGAGAATTCACAAACACTGAGTCGTCCAATCCCAAGGCGTAACGGGTTATGGTGCTTCTCACCTTCACAAGTAGAACTTTGCCCTGTTCACCGAGGGATATGCACACTGGAAACTTCATTTTGTTTGGTAGAGGCTGGGGCGGTGGGACCTCTGGTGAGGGTTCTTGGGGATCCAGATCCTGGAGCCTGTGAAGCTTCTTTAGATGCCTTATTGACTTTAATTAAGGATGAAAAACTTCAAAGTGGTGCTAAAGTTCTTGCTGAAGAAAATGCCATACCGTCAATGATAAAGCTACTAGATAGTCCTTCCCCCGAACTGCAACAAAAGGTTCTGAACTCATTAGAAAGAATTTTTAGGTTGCTGGAATACAAGCAGATGTATGGATCCTCTGCTCAGATGCCTTTAGTTGACTTGACACAACGAGgaactagcaacatcaaatcTTTAGCAGCAAAGGTACTTGCTCAGTTGAATGTGCTTCATGATCAGTCCTCTTTTTTCTAA
- the LOC132063740 gene encoding calcium-transporting ATPase, endoplasmic reticulum-type-like has product MEEKPFPAWSWPVDQCLKEYQVKLEKGLSTYQVEKRRERYGLNELEKEKGKPLWRLVLEQFDDMLVKILLGAAFISFVRAYLYQDETGDSWFEAYVEPLVILLILILNAIVGVWQESNAEKALEALKEMQGESAKVFRDGYLVPDLPARELVPGDIVELRVGDKVPADMRVATLKSSTLRVEQSSLTGESMPVTKSTDFLAADDCELQAKENMVFAGTTIVNGSCICIVVNTGMCTEIGNIQKQIHDASLEESDTPLKKKLDEFGNRLTTAIGTVCLVVWAANYKYFLSWEVVDGWPSNVRFSFEKCTYYFKIAVTLAVAAIPEGLPAVITTCLALGTKKMAQKNAIVRKLPSVETLGCTTVICSDKTGTLTTNQMSVSEFFTLGGKTTACRIFGVQGTTYDPKDGGILDWNCYNMDANLLLLAEICAICNDAGVFCDGRLFKATGLPTEAALKVLVEKMGVPDSKARSKIRDAQIVSSYLIDRNTFKLGCCDWWMKRSKRVATLEFDRVRKSMGVIVREPNGSNRLLVKGAVESLLERSTYVQLTDGSTVPIDESCRQLLLLRHLEMSSKGLRCLGLAYKDDLGELSGYYAETHPAHKKLLDPSCYSSIESDLVFVGVVGLRDPPREEVHKAVNDCRRAGIKIMVITGDNKSTAEAVCREIQLFSDGENLKGSSFTGKEFMALSSEQQIEIVAKDGGKVFSRAEPSHKQDIVRMLKEMGEVVAMTGDGVNDAPALKLADVGIAMGITGTEVAKEASDMVLADDNFNTIVSAVAEGRSIYNNMKAFIRYMISSNVGEVISIFLTAVLGIPECLIPVQLLWVNLVTDGPPATALGFNPADVDIMQKPPRKSNDALISSWVFFRYMVIGSYVGIATVGIFIVWYTQASFLGINIVSDGHTLVELSQLRNWGECSAWTNFTVSPFKAGNRLITFSDPCEYFTVGKVKAMTLSLSVLVAIEMFNSLNALSEDNSLIKMPPWRNPWLLVAMSVSFGLHSLILYVPFLADIFGIVPLSLNEWLLVILLSAPVILIDEVLKFVGRRRRQRTKLKAA; this is encoded by the exons ATGGAAGAAAAACCATTCCCTGCGTGGTCTTGGCCTGTCGATCAGTGTCTGAAAGAATACCAAGTAAAACTAGAGAAGGGTCTAAGCACTTATCAGGTGGAAAAGAGGCGAGAAAGATATGGTTTGAATGAGCttgagaaagaaaagggaaagccTTTGTGGAGGCTTGTTTTGGAGCAGTTTGATGATATGCTTGTTAAGATCCTCCTTGGTGCAGCCTTCATTTCATTTGTTCGAGCTTATCTGTATCAGGATGAGACTGGAGATTCATGGTTCGAGGCATATGTAGAACCCTTAGTAATCCTCTTGATCTTAATACTCAATGCAATCGTCGGAGTTTGGCAAGAAAGCAATGCTGAGAAAGCACTGGAGGCATTAAAAGAGATGCAAGGTGAATCTGCAAAGGTATTCAGAGATGGATATTTAGTACCGGATTTACCAGCAAGGGAGCTTGTCCCAGGGGATATCGTGGAATTGCGAGTTGGGGACAAAGTGCCAGCTGATATGAGAGTTGCCACTTTAAAATCCTCAACCCTAAGGGTTGAGCAAAGTTCTTTGACAGGGGAGTCAATGCCAGTTACTAAAAGCACCGATTTCCTTGCTGCGGATGATTGTGAATTGCAGGCCAAAGAGAACATGGTTTTTGCTGGAACAACAATCGTGAATGGTAGCTGTATCTGCATTGTTGTGAACACGGGGATGTGCACAGAAATTGGTAATATTCAAAAACAAATCCATGATGCGTCATTGGAGGAGAGTGACACCCCTTTGAAGAAGAAACTTGATGAATTTGGTAATAGGCTTACAACTGCTATTGGCACTGTTTGCCTAGTTGTGTGGGCAGCCAACTATAAATATTTCCTTTCTTGGGAGGTTGTGGATGGCTGGCCTTCAAATGTCCGTTTCTCATTTGAGAAATGcacatattatttcaagatAGCTGTTACTCTTGCAGTGGCTGCAATTCCTGAAGGTCTCCCTGCTGTAATTACTACTTGCTTAGCTCTGGGTAcaaaaaaaatggcacaaaaGAATGCAATAGTGCGGAAACTTCCAAGCGTGGAAACCTTAGGATGCACAACTGTGATTTGTTCAGATAAAACAGGAACCTTGACTACCAATCAGATGTCCGTGTCAGAATTCTTCACATTGGGAGGGAAAACTACAGCCTGTCGAATTTTTGGTGTCCAAGGGACAACTTATGATCCTAAAGATGGGGGAATATTGGACTGGAATTGCTACAATATGGATGCTAACTTGCTACTCCTGGCTGAAATATGTGCAATCTGCAATGATGCTGGGGTCTTCTGTGATGGTCGTCTGTTCAAAGCAACTGGATTGCCTACTGAAGCAGCTCTTAAAGTTTTGGTGGAAAAGATGGGAGTACCAGATAGCAAAGCGAGGAGCAAGATCCGCGATGCCCAGATTGTATCGAGCTACTTGATTGATCGCAACACATTTAAATTAG gatgCTGTGATTGGTGGATGAAAAGATCAAAAAGGGTTGCAACATTGGAATTTGATCGTGTTCGCAAATCCATGGGTGTTATTGTGCGGGAGCCAAATGGGAGCAATCGACTACTTGTCAAG GGTGCTGTTGAGAGTTTGCTAGAACGTAGTACATATGTTCAACTCACAGATGGATCAACTGTTCCGATTGACGAATCTTGTAGGCAACTATTGTTGTTGAGGCATTTGGAGATGAGTTCAAAGGGTTTGCGATGCTTGGGATTGGCATACAAAGATGATTTAGGTGAGCTTTCAGGATACTATGCCGAGACTCATCCTGCCCACAAGAAGCTACTTGATCCTTCCTGCTACTCCTCCATAGAAAGTGATCTAGTTTTTGTGGGAGTTGTTGGTCTAAGG GACCCCCCACGTGAGGAAGTTCACAAGGCAGTGAATGACTGCAGAAGAGCTGGGATCAAAATTATGGTTATAACTGGAGACAATAAATCCACTGCTGAGGCCGTTTGCAGGGAAATTCAGTTATTTTCTGATGGTGAGAATCTTAAAGGGAGCAGTTTCACTGGCAAAGAATTCATGGCACTTTCTTCTGAGCAACAAATTGAGATAGTGGCAAAAGATGGAGGCAAGGTCTTTTCTCGTGCTGAACCCAGTCACAAACAAGATATTGTAAGGATGCTGAAGGAGATGGGTGAAGTTGTTGCGATGACTGGAGATGGAGTCAATGATGCACCTGCACTAAAACTTGCTGACGTTGGAATAGCCATGGGCATTACAGGAACTGAG GTTGCAAAAGAAGCTTCCGATATGGTTCTGGCGGATGACAATTTCAATACTATAGTCTCTGCTGTTGCAGAGGGACGTTCAATCTACAATAACATGAAGGCTTTCATCAG ATATATGATATCATCTAACGTTGGTGAGGTCATCTCAATTTTCTTGACTGCTGTTTTGGGCATACCAGAATGTTTGATACCTGTGCAGTTGCTTTGGGTAAATTTGGTAACAGATGGCCCACCTGCTACAGCTCTCGGATTCAACCCTGCTGATGTTGACATAATGCAGAAACCACCTAGGAAGAGCAATGATGCTCTCATAAGCTCCTGGGTTTTCTTCCGCTATATG GTCATTGGTTCTTATGTGGGCATTGCAACTGTCGGCATATTTATAGTATGGTATACTCAGGCTTCTTTCCTTGGTATTAATATTGTGAGTGATGGCCATACACTTGTTGAACTATCACAGCTTCGCAACTGGGGTGAATGCTCGGCATGGACAAATTTCACCGTGAGTCCATTTAAGGCTGGTAACCGCCTCATTACCTTTTCTGACCCTTGTGAGTACTTTACTGTTGGTAAAGTGAAGGCAATGACACTGTCACTCTCTGTCCTGGTGGCAATTGAGATGTTTAATTCTCTGAATGCCCTCTCTGAAGACAACAGCCTGATCAAAATGCCACCTTGGAGAAATCCTTGGCTTCTTGTTGCAATGTCAGTCTCGTTTGGCCTACATAGCCTGATACTCTATGTTCCTTTCCTAGCAGatatatttggtattgtcccACTAAGCCTAAACGAATGGCTTCTAGTCATCTTGCTTTCTGCACCTGTTATTCTTATTGATGAAGTCCTCAAATTTGTGGGGAGGAGAAGAAGACAGAGAACTAAACTAAAAGCTGCATAA
- the LOC132063746 gene encoding uncharacterized protein LOC132063746, whose amino-acid sequence MAKTLGEMELTDHNKSSLFEEGVLDSLLSLWSHGEIEVKQAGVKALLNLSSLPKNGQEMIRKSVMRPMLDTLYRHTSSQSLRELVAATITKLAFSASIETLVSLFDDDEDIYELFSLVNVNGPAVQQSILQAFCAMCKSPSAASVKAKLAQCSAVQVLVQFCGMAIQLFGQMQSNYSVA is encoded by the exons ATGGCAAAAACCTTAGGAGAGATGGAGTTGACAGATCACAATAAGTCATCTCTGTTTGAAGAGGGAGTTCTAGATTCCCTTCTTTCCTTGTGGTCACATGGTGAAATTGAAGTAAAACAGGCAGGTGTGAAAGCCCTTCTAAACCTCTCTAGTTTACCAAAGAATGGACAGGAGATGATCAGAAAAAGTGTTATGCGTCCAATGCTTGATACGTTGTACCGTCACACATCTTCCCAAAGTCTGCGGGAACTTGTAGCAGCCACTATTACAAAACTTGCCTTCTCAGCAAGCATTGAAACACTGGTTTCACTgtttgatgatgatgaagacaTTTATGAACTCTTTTCCCTAGTTAACGTGAATGGCCCAGCTGTGCAGCAAAGCATTCTCCAGGCTTTCTGCGCCATGTGCAAGTCTCCATCTGCTGCTAGTGTCAAGGCAAAGCTAGCACAG TGCTCAGCTGTCCAAGTGCTAGTGCAATTCTGTGGCATGGCAATTCAACTGTTCGGTCAGATGCAGTCAAATTATTCTGTTGCTTGA